One region of Rhodospirillaceae bacterium genomic DNA includes:
- the miaB gene encoding tRNA (N6-isopentenyl adenosine(37)-C2)-methylthiotransferase MiaB has product MAKKLFIKTYGCQMNVYDSARMADVLAPLGYGPTENQAEADMVILNTCHIREKAAEKTFSELGRLKQDQARKQAAGGDMIIAVAGCVAQAEGAEIMRRVPEIDIVLGPQTYHRLPEMVARATRARDARRGQPRALHEKRIGAGVLDTDFPAESKFDHLPEAMAPQGVSAFLAIQEGCDKFCTFCVVPYTRGAEFSRPVQKIIAEAKKLSAQGAREITLLGQNVNAYHGEAADGSSWNLARLVREIAEKAPQIARIRYTTSHPRDMDDDLIAAHGDVPQLMPFLHLPVQSGSDRILSEMNRQHTADHYRRIIARLRDVRPDLALSSDFIVGFPGESDADFAATMKLIEDVTFAQSFSFKYSPRPGTPAANIEQQVPLEVMDARLYELQAVLEKQLIDFNRATLGRTVPVLLERAGRDAGQLVGKSPYLQAVHVDAPAHLIGQTVDIEITTLGHYTLGGTLAAGPAAMFEPEKAIA; this is encoded by the coding sequence TTGGCTAAGAAGCTCTTCATCAAGACCTACGGCTGCCAGATGAACGTCTACGACTCCGCCCGGATGGCGGATGTCCTGGCGCCGCTCGGCTATGGCCCGACCGAGAATCAGGCCGAGGCCGACATGGTCATCCTCAACACCTGCCATATCCGCGAAAAGGCGGCCGAGAAAACCTTCAGCGAGCTTGGCCGGTTGAAACAGGACCAGGCGCGCAAACAGGCAGCCGGCGGCGACATGATCATCGCGGTCGCTGGCTGTGTGGCACAGGCCGAGGGCGCCGAGATCATGCGCCGGGTGCCCGAGATCGACATCGTGTTGGGGCCGCAGACCTATCACCGCCTGCCGGAAATGGTGGCGCGCGCGACACGGGCACGCGATGCGCGCCGTGGGCAGCCACGCGCACTCCATGAAAAGCGCATCGGTGCCGGTGTGCTGGATACCGATTTCCCGGCGGAATCGAAATTCGATCATTTGCCGGAAGCGATGGCGCCCCAGGGGGTGAGTGCCTTCCTCGCCATCCAGGAAGGTTGCGACAAGTTCTGCACCTTCTGTGTCGTGCCCTATACGCGCGGCGCCGAGTTCTCGCGCCCCGTCCAGAAGATCATTGCCGAGGCGAAGAAGCTCAGCGCACAGGGTGCGCGCGAGATCACGCTGCTCGGGCAGAACGTCAATGCCTATCACGGCGAAGCGGCTGATGGGTCGAGCTGGAACCTCGCACGGCTGGTGCGCGAGATCGCGGAGAAGGCGCCGCAGATCGCGCGCATTCGCTACACCACCTCGCATCCCCGCGACATGGATGACGATCTCATCGCAGCACATGGCGACGTGCCGCAGTTGATGCCGTTCCTGCATCTCCCCGTGCAATCTGGCTCCGACCGAATCCTTTCGGAGATGAACCGGCAGCACACGGCGGATCATTATCGCCGCATCATCGCGCGGTTGCGCGATGTGCGCCCGGATCTGGCCCTCTCCTCCGATTTCATCGTCGGATTCCCGGGTGAATCGGATGCCGATTTTGCCGCCACCATGAAGCTCATCGAGGATGTCACTTTCGCGCAGAGCTTCTCGTTCAAATACAGCCCGCGACCGGGGACACCCGCTGCCAATATCGAGCAACAGGTGCCGCTCGAGGTGATGGATGCGCGGCTCTACGAATTGCAGGCGGTGCTGGAAAAGCAGCTCATTGATTTCAACCGCGCGACACTTGGCCGGACCGTGCCCGTGCTGCTGGAGCGCGCCGGGCGCGATGCCGGCCAGCTGGTCGGAAAGTCGCCTTATCTCCAAGCCGTGCATGTCGATGCGCCGGCCCACCTCATCGGCCAGACGGTCGATATCGAGATCACCACCCTCGGGCATTACACTTTGGGTGGAACGCTTGCGGCGGGCCCCGCCGCGATGTTTGAACCGGAGAAAGCCATCGCGTGA
- a CDS encoding ornithine cyclodeaminase family protein, with the protein MTDQIPYLSAETIDRQLDYKSLVGALRDAFAGSWTVPVRHHHGIPMPGEADQTLLLMPAWDAGKSVGIKIVTITPGNGSRNLPAVQGIYLLLDGLTGAPKALMDGKCLTVRRTAAASALAASYAARKDAATHLMIGAGALSQPLIEAHRAVRPITRNLLWARDFAKAEIQVKKLATAGIEVEPVRDLEAAVKKADIISTGTLSHDPLVKGLWLRPGQHLDLVGAFLPDMRESDDEAVRRATVFVDTREGALKEAGDIVQAIKSGALTPDRISADLFDLARGKHKGRKSEDEITLFKSVGTAIEDLAAARLLMERV; encoded by the coding sequence ATGACCGATCAAATCCCCTATCTCAGTGCCGAAACCATCGACCGCCAGCTCGATTACAAGAGCCTGGTCGGCGCCCTCCGCGACGCCTTTGCCGGCAGCTGGACCGTGCCGGTCCGCCATCATCACGGCATTCCCATGCCGGGCGAAGCCGACCAGACCCTGCTGCTCATGCCGGCCTGGGATGCGGGGAAGTCCGTCGGCATCAAGATCGTCACCATCACGCCCGGCAACGGGTCCCGCAACCTGCCGGCCGTCCAGGGCATCTATCTGCTGCTCGACGGGCTCACAGGGGCGCCCAAGGCGTTGATGGACGGCAAATGCCTGACCGTGCGCCGCACGGCGGCGGCCTCGGCCCTGGCCGCCAGCTATGCCGCGAGGAAAGATGCCGCGACCCATCTCATGATCGGCGCCGGCGCTCTGTCGCAGCCCCTCATCGAGGCGCACCGCGCCGTCCGCCCGATCACCCGGAACCTGCTCTGGGCCCGCGACTTCGCCAAGGCCGAAATCCAGGTGAAGAAGCTCGCCACCGCCGGCATCGAGGTGGAACCCGTCCGCGATCTCGAAGCCGCGGTCAAGAAGGCCGACATCATCAGCACCGGGACGCTGTCGCATGATCCGCTGGTGAAGGGCCTGTGGCTCAGGCCCGGCCAGCATCTCGACCTGGTCGGTGCCTTCCTGCCCGACATGCGCGAAAGCGATGACGAAGCCGTGCGCCGCGCCACTGTCTTTGTCGACACGCGCGAAGGCGCGTTGAAGGAAGCCGGCGACATCGTCCAGGCGATCAAATCCGGCGCGCTGACGCCCGACCGGATCAGCGCCGATCTCTTCGACCTCGCCCGCGGCAAGCATAAGGGCCGCAAGTCCGAGGACGAGATCACCCTCTTTAAATCAGTGGGCACCGCGATCGAAGATCTGGCGGCGGCTCGGTTATTGATGGAGCGGGTCTAA
- a CDS encoding phenylalanine--tRNA ligase subunit beta, with protein MKFTLSWLKTHLETDADLAAITKKLTDLGLEVEGVEDKAQSLKPFVVGYVVEAVQHPNADRLRVCKVDAGNGIVQVVCGAPNARTGMKGVFAPVGTHVPGTGLDLKAGKIRGEESNGMLCSARELGLGQDHDGIIELPDDAPVGQSFVAYRGLNDPVIEIKITPDRADCLGVFGVARDLASAGLGRLKPIAEKHIAGTFKSPIQWSIDESAKSGVLYTAGRTFKGVKNGPSPQWLQDRLTSIGLRPISALVDITNFVTFDLCRPLHVFDADKVKGNVMMRSAKAGETIEALDGKTYTLEPGMIVIADDQGPEAIGGIMGGLASGCTDATVNVFLEAALFDPINTARTGRKLGIQSDARYRNERGLDPQSEIWGIDVATRLILELCGGEVSELTTAGAIPAGTREIAFRPSRVLALGGVEVPVTKQKQILIDLGFKVAETGADNWSVTTPTFRADVEGEADLVEEVMRVHGFDHIPAVSLPRATALPTVAVSLGQKRVQQAKRLLAVRGLNETVTFSFMPGNVAAMFAGNNPLVPLANPISADLDVMRPSILGNLLMAAARNAARGFSDLGLFEIGPTYLGEGPKDQILAATGIRVGTTPRHWQVKQRRLDAFDAKADAVALLSAFGVPVENLQIEALAPAHYHPGQSAVLRLGPTILAQFGALHPKVLKDLDVKGPAVGFEVFLERLPSPRSKGSGRPLLNASSFQPVERDFAFIVDANVAAEKLTKAAKGADKALITEVKLFDVFQGGSLPEGKKSVALSVVLQPREKTLTDAEIEGVSAKIVAAVNKATGGELRK; from the coding sequence ATGAAATTCACACTTTCCTGGCTGAAGACGCATCTCGAGACGGATGCGGACCTCGCCGCCATCACCAAGAAACTGACCGATCTCGGCCTCGAGGTCGAAGGCGTCGAGGACAAGGCGCAAAGCCTGAAGCCTTTCGTCGTGGGATACGTCGTCGAAGCCGTGCAGCATCCCAATGCCGACCGCCTGCGCGTCTGCAAGGTCGATGCCGGCAACGGCATCGTGCAGGTCGTCTGCGGCGCCCCCAACGCACGCACCGGCATGAAGGGCGTCTTTGCGCCCGTCGGCACCCATGTACCGGGCACCGGGCTTGATTTGAAGGCCGGCAAGATCCGCGGCGAGGAATCGAACGGCATGCTCTGCTCGGCCCGCGAACTGGGTCTGGGCCAGGATCATGACGGCATCATCGAATTGCCGGATGACGCACCGGTGGGGCAAAGCTTCGTTGCCTATCGTGGCCTGAATGATCCGGTGATCGAGATCAAGATCACGCCGGATCGCGCCGATTGCCTCGGTGTCTTCGGCGTCGCGCGCGATCTGGCGTCGGCGGGTCTTGGGCGTTTGAAACCGATCGCCGAAAAGCATATCGCGGGCACCTTCAAAAGCCCGATCCAATGGTCGATCGATGAGAGCGCCAAATCGGGTGTGCTTTACACGGCCGGGCGCACTTTCAAGGGCGTCAAGAACGGCCCGTCGCCCCAATGGCTGCAGGACCGCCTGACCTCGATCGGCCTCCGCCCCATTTCGGCGCTGGTCGACATCACCAATTTCGTGACCTTCGATCTCTGCCGGCCGCTCCATGTGTTCGATGCCGACAAGGTGAAGGGCAACGTCATGATGCGCTCGGCCAAGGCCGGCGAAACCATCGAGGCGCTGGACGGCAAGACCTATACGCTCGAGCCCGGCATGATCGTCATCGCCGACGATCAGGGACCCGAAGCCATCGGCGGCATCATGGGCGGCCTCGCCTCGGGTTGCACCGATGCGACGGTCAACGTCTTCCTCGAAGCAGCGCTGTTCGATCCGATCAACACCGCCAGGACCGGGCGCAAGCTCGGCATCCAGTCGGATGCGCGCTATCGCAACGAGCGCGGCCTCGATCCGCAATCGGAAATCTGGGGCATCGATGTGGCGACCCGCCTGATCCTGGAACTGTGCGGCGGCGAGGTTTCGGAGCTGACGACAGCAGGCGCAATTCCCGCCGGCACACGCGAGATTGCCTTCCGGCCGTCCCGCGTGCTGGCGCTGGGCGGCGTCGAGGTGCCGGTCACAAAGCAGAAACAGATCCTCATCGATCTCGGTTTCAAGGTCGCCGAAACGGGTGCCGACAATTGGTCGGTTACCACGCCGACCTTCCGCGCCGATGTCGAGGGCGAGGCCGATTTGGTCGAGGAAGTGATGCGTGTGCATGGCTTCGATCATATTCCGGCCGTCTCGCTACCGCGTGCAACCGCCCTGCCGACGGTCGCGGTCAGCCTTGGGCAGAAACGCGTGCAGCAGGCCAAGCGCCTTCTGGCCGTGCGCGGGCTCAATGAGACCGTGACCTTCAGCTTCATGCCGGGGAATGTGGCGGCGATGTTTGCCGGCAACAATCCCCTGGTCCCGCTCGCCAACCCGATCAGCGCCGATCTCGACGTCATGCGCCCCAGCATACTCGGCAATCTGCTGATGGCGGCAGCGCGCAATGCAGCGCGCGGCTTCAGCGACCTTGGGCTGTTCGAGATCGGGCCGACTTATCTTGGCGAAGGGCCAAAGGACCAGATCCTGGCCGCGACCGGCATCCGTGTCGGCACGACGCCGCGGCACTGGCAGGTGAAGCAGCGGCGACTCGATGCCTTCGATGCCAAGGCCGATGCGGTGGCGCTGCTGTCAGCCTTCGGTGTGCCGGTCGAGAATCTGCAGATCGAGGCCCTGGCACCGGCACATTATCATCCGGGCCAATCGGCCGTGCTGCGTCTGGGTCCCACCATTCTCGCCCAGTTCGGCGCCCTTCACCCGAAGGTGCTGAAGGATCTCGATGTGAAGGGTCCGGCGGTCGGGTTCGAGGTGTTCCTCGAACGCCTACCTAGCCCTCGCTCGAAAGGGTCCGGGCGGCCGCTGCTGAACGCGTCTTCGTTCCAGCCGGTCGAGCGCGACTTCGCCTTCATCGTCGATGCGAATGTGGCGGCCGAGAAGCTCACCAAGGCCGCCAAGGGTGCCGACAAGGCGCTCATCACCGAGGTGAAGCTGTTCGACGTGTTCCAGGGCGGGTCATTGCCGGAGGGCAAGAAGTCGGTGGCCTTGTCCGTCGTGCTGCAACCCCGCGAAAAGACGCTCACCGATGCGGAGATTGAGGGTGTGTCCGCGAAGATCGTCGCCGCGGTGAACAAGGCTACGGGCGGGGAGCTGCGGAAGTAA
- a CDS encoding PhoH family protein translates to MSATPLAPIAAPLHLQFEDNRLLPQLFGQHDQHLARIEQELGVSMVPRGNQLAISGPADAVTVAKQVVTSLYQRLKRGLEVDAGEIDAALRLNRLDEGLEPNLFDGNGKDGTAIRTARRHITPRTAMQAKYMRMLHEHELVFGLGPAGTGKTYLAVAVAVAMLTKGAVDRIILSRPAVEAGERLGFLPGDMREKVDPYLRPLYDALNDMLPGDQVVKRMTSGEIEVAPLAFMRGRTLAHSFVILDEAQNTTPMQMKMFLTRLGQGSRMAVTGDLSQIDLPSGQKSGLKDALEAIEGVQGIGTAHFADVDVVRHPLVAKIVTAYDTRDKKLSKG, encoded by the coding sequence GTGAGTGCCACTCCCCTCGCCCCGATCGCCGCACCCCTTCATTTGCAATTCGAAGATAACCGGCTGCTGCCGCAACTCTTCGGCCAGCACGACCAGCATCTGGCACGCATCGAGCAGGAGCTCGGCGTCTCCATGGTGCCGCGTGGCAACCAATTGGCCATCTCCGGCCCGGCGGATGCCGTGACGGTCGCCAAGCAGGTCGTCACCTCGCTCTACCAGCGCCTGAAACGCGGGCTGGAGGTCGATGCCGGCGAGATTGATGCCGCACTCCGCCTCAATCGCCTGGATGAAGGGCTGGAGCCAAATCTCTTCGACGGCAACGGCAAGGACGGCACCGCGATCCGCACCGCGCGGCGGCACATCACGCCCAGGACCGCGATGCAGGCCAAATACATGCGCATGCTGCATGAGCATGAATTGGTGTTCGGCCTGGGGCCGGCCGGTACCGGCAAGACCTATCTCGCGGTTGCCGTGGCGGTCGCCATGCTGACCAAGGGGGCGGTCGACCGCATCATCCTCTCGCGCCCCGCGGTGGAAGCCGGCGAGCGGCTCGGCTTCCTGCCGGGCGACATGCGCGAGAAGGTCGATCCCTATCTCAGGCCGCTTTACGACGCGCTCAACGACATGCTGCCGGGCGACCAGGTGGTGAAGCGCATGACCTCGGGCGAGATCGAAGTGGCGCCCTTGGCCTTCATGCGTGGGCGCACCTTGGCGCATTCCTTCGTCATCCTCGACGAGGCGCAGAACACCACGCCGATGCAAATGAAGATGTTCCTCACGCGTCTCGGCCAGGGATCGCGCATGGCGGTGACCGGCGATTTGAGCCAGATCGATCTGCCCTCGGGCCAGAAGTCGGGCCTCAAGGACGCGCTGGAAGCCATCGAGGGCGTGCAGGGCATCGGGACAGCGCATTTCGCCGATGTCGACGTGGTGCGTCATCCGCTGGTGGCCAAGATCGTCACCGCCTATGACACCCGCGACAAGAAACTGTCGAAAGGGTGA
- the ybeY gene encoding rRNA maturation RNase YbeY has product MKIGFSVADKGWDKALPEAGKLARAAVRRTIKAALEAPSLPWKRVREAQRFSLGVTLESDAGLRQLNQGYRGKDKPTNVLSFAALDAGLPPKGIPKDYPWELGDVVLALGVVRDEAVAQGKTLPQHTCHLVVHGVLHLLGFDHQLERDAEAMENLEREILAGLGWPDPYQ; this is encoded by the coding sequence ATCAAGATCGGGTTCAGCGTCGCCGACAAAGGCTGGGACAAGGCGCTGCCGGAGGCCGGAAAACTGGCGCGGGCCGCGGTGCGGCGCACGATCAAGGCGGCACTCGAGGCGCCGTCGCTGCCCTGGAAACGGGTGCGGGAGGCGCAGCGTTTTTCCCTGGGGGTCACCCTTGAAAGCGATGCGGGGTTGCGCCAGCTGAACCAGGGCTATCGCGGCAAGGACAAGCCCACCAATGTCCTGTCCTTCGCGGCCCTTGATGCGGGCCTGCCGCCCAAGGGAATCCCCAAGGATTACCCCTGGGAGCTGGGTGACGTGGTGCTGGCGCTGGGTGTCGTCCGGGACGAGGCCGTGGCGCAGGGCAAGACGCTGCCACAGCACACTTGCCATCTGGTGGTGCATGGTGTGTTACATTTGCTGGGCTTCGACCATCAGTTGGAACGCGACGCCGAAGCCATGGAAAACCTGGAACGGGAAATACTGGCCGGCCTCGGCTGGCCCGATCCCTATCAATGA
- the lnt gene encoding apolipoprotein N-acyltransferase, with the protein MPFMLRLNAWIGALAGWRRRGFAMLLGALSALAFAPLHIVPAMAMALIGLYWLVQAAPTRRMAFNVAWFWAFGHFAAGNFWIANSFLLDVARFGWMIPPVLGGLAAFLSIYPALAGAVIWRKGDLTPARIIAFSGLWVIGEWLRGHVFTGYAWNLVAYVWDATPAMMQSASLWGSWGLGVFTIVIFTLPASLGSADARIVRHAKSATLLAVALLAALWLGGIWRLSGDSSEHVAGVRLRIVQPNVSQAEKLQGGFREQHFQKHLALTRDTPGLDKITHVIWPEAAVGYLLDREPLLRQKIASVIPAKGALLTGTIRGWPQEGELEEVWNSLVVLDAGGNIIAHADKAHLVPLGEYVPMRKLFPFISKLTPGAMDFSAAPGPVTIPIPGAPDVGPSICYEVIFPHAVVDETHRPGWLVNITNDGWFGDSTGPYQHFASARFRAVEEGIPLVRAANTGISGVIDAYGRIETQSTLGDIAVIDAELPVALEATLFARFGDLIPGLLVLVTLIPMVLWRRAA; encoded by the coding sequence ATGCCCTTCATGTTGCGGCTCAACGCCTGGATCGGCGCCCTTGCCGGCTGGCGCCGGCGCGGTTTTGCCATGCTGCTGGGCGCCCTATCGGCGCTTGCCTTCGCCCCCCTGCATATCGTGCCGGCGATGGCCATGGCCCTCATCGGTCTCTATTGGCTGGTGCAGGCAGCACCCACGCGACGGATGGCGTTCAACGTCGCCTGGTTCTGGGCCTTCGGCCATTTCGCTGCCGGCAATTTCTGGATCGCCAATTCCTTCCTGCTCGACGTCGCGCGCTTCGGCTGGATGATCCCGCCGGTGCTGGGCGGCCTCGCCGCCTTCCTGTCGATTTATCCTGCGCTGGCCGGTGCGGTCATCTGGCGGAAAGGCGATCTGACGCCCGCCCGCATCATCGCCTTCAGCGGCTTGTGGGTGATCGGCGAATGGCTGCGCGGGCATGTCTTCACCGGCTACGCCTGGAATCTGGTCGCCTATGTCTGGGACGCGACCCCGGCGATGATGCAATCGGCCTCGCTCTGGGGCAGCTGGGGCCTCGGTGTTTTCACCATCGTCATCTTCACCTTGCCGGCAAGCCTCGGCAGTGCGGACGCGCGTATTGTTCGCCATGCGAAATCGGCAACATTGCTCGCCGTGGCATTGCTCGCCGCCCTTTGGCTGGGCGGTATCTGGCGCCTGTCCGGTGATAGCAGTGAACATGTCGCCGGCGTGCGCCTGCGCATCGTGCAGCCCAATGTCAGCCAGGCGGAAAAGCTGCAAGGCGGTTTCAGGGAGCAGCATTTCCAGAAGCATCTGGCACTGACCCGCGATACGCCCGGACTCGACAAGATCACCCATGTGATCTGGCCGGAAGCTGCCGTGGGTTATCTCCTCGACCGCGAACCATTGCTGCGACAGAAGATCGCATCGGTCATTCCGGCGAAGGGCGCACTTCTCACCGGTACAATCCGTGGTTGGCCCCAGGAAGGCGAGTTGGAGGAGGTCTGGAATTCGCTCGTCGTGCTCGATGCCGGGGGCAACATCATTGCCCACGCCGACAAGGCGCATCTTGTGCCGCTCGGCGAATATGTGCCGATGCGCAAATTGTTTCCCTTCATCAGCAAGCTGACGCCGGGCGCCATGGATTTCTCGGCCGCCCCCGGTCCGGTGACAATTCCCATACCTGGGGCCCCAGATGTGGGCCCCTCGATCTGCTACGAAGTGATCTTCCCACACGCCGTTGTTGATGAAACGCATCGACCGGGCTGGTTGGTCAACATCACCAATGATGGTTGGTTCGGCGATTCGACTGGCCCCTACCAGCATTTCGCCTCGGCCAGATTTCGCGCGGTCGAGGAAGGCATTCCTTTAGTGCGCGCCGCCAACACCGGAATTTCAGGCGTGATCGATGCTTATGGACGCATCGAGACACAATCAACGCTCGGTGACATCGCTGTCATTGACGCAGAACTGCCGGTTGCACTCGAGGCCACTCTCTTTGCGCGTTTCGGCGACCTGATCCCCGGACTACTTGTGCTTGTTACACTCATTCCTATGGTCCTTTGGCGGCGAGCTGCGTAA
- a CDS encoding methionine adenosyltransferase yields the protein MSKTSYLFTSESVSEGHPDKVCDRISDSIVDLYLGAEPEARVALETLATTNKVVLAGEVRGPASITHEKLIETARRAIKEIGYEQEGFHWKTASIDCYVHSQSADIAQGVDSTGNKDEGAGDQGIMFGYACKETPVLMPAPLQYAHQILKLMADDRHSGKVKGFGPDAKSQVTLHYENGKPVKATSVVVSTQHTADLDQKAVRELVRPYVEQVLPKGWFPSEDEFYVNPTGKFVIGGPDGDAGLTGRKIIVDTYGGAAPHGGGAFSGKDPTKVDRSAAYAARYLAKNVVAAGFADKCAIQVAYAIGVSKPLSVYVNTYGTGTVDEEKLVTVLGELMDLSPRGIRKHLGLNRPIYARTSSYGHFGREPEADGGFSWEKLDLVAGLQAAF from the coding sequence GTGTCGAAAACCAGCTACCTGTTTACCAGCGAAAGCGTGTCCGAAGGCCATCCTGACAAGGTCTGCGACCGCATTTCCGACAGCATCGTCGATCTTTACCTGGGCGCCGAGCCCGAAGCCCGCGTCGCCCTCGAGACCCTGGCCACGACCAACAAGGTCGTGCTGGCCGGTGAAGTCCGCGGCCCCGCCTCGATCACCCATGAGAAGCTGATCGAAACGGCACGCCGGGCCATCAAGGAGATCGGCTACGAGCAGGAAGGCTTCCATTGGAAGACGGCCAGCATCGATTGCTATGTGCATTCGCAATCGGCCGATATTGCCCAGGGCGTCGATTCCACCGGCAACAAGGATGAAGGTGCCGGCGACCAGGGCATCATGTTCGGCTATGCCTGCAAGGAGACGCCGGTCCTGATGCCGGCGCCGCTGCAATACGCGCATCAGATTTTGAAGCTGATGGCGGATGACCGCCACAGCGGCAAGGTCAAAGGCTTCGGCCCGGACGCCAAGAGCCAGGTGACCCTGCACTATGAAAACGGCAAGCCGGTCAAGGCGACCTCGGTCGTCGTCTCGACCCAGCACACGGCCGATCTCGACCAGAAGGCGGTCCGTGAGCTGGTGCGCCCCTATGTCGAGCAGGTCCTGCCCAAGGGCTGGTTCCCGAGCGAAGATGAATTCTACGTCAACCCCACGGGCAAGTTCGTCATCGGCGGCCCGGACGGCGATGCCGGCCTCACCGGTCGCAAGATCATCGTCGACACCTACGGCGGTGCGGCACCCCATGGCGGCGGCGCCTTCAGCGGCAAGGACCCGACCAAGGTCGACCGTTCGGCCGCCTACGCCGCGCGCTATCTGGCGAAGAACGTGGTCGCGGCCGGCTTTGCCGACAAATGCGCCATCCAGGTCGCCTATGCGATCGGTGTTTCGAAGCCGCTCTCGGTCTATGTGAACACCTATGGCACCGGCACGGTCGACGAAGAGAAGCTGGTGACGGTGCTTGGCGAGCTCATGGATCTGTCGCCCCGCGGTATCCGCAAGCATCTCGGCCTCAACCGGCCCATCTATGCGCGCACCTCGTCCTATGGGCATTTCGGCCGCGAGCCGGAAGCTGATGGCGGCTTCTCATGGGAGAAGCTGGATCTCGTCGCCGGCCTGCAAGCCGCCTTCTGA
- a CDS encoding GFA family protein, translating to MDRFTGGCLCGNVRIVASGQPYRVGICHCLDCRKHHGALFHASAVFPQDAVTIDGETRDFAGRFFCPRCGSSVFARTGDEVEINLGSLDEPDQLKPTYELWTVRRESWLPPFPLTRRYDRNRDATGRREE from the coding sequence ATGGACCGCTTCACCGGCGGCTGCCTGTGCGGCAACGTCCGAATTGTGGCGTCCGGGCAGCCATACCGGGTCGGCATTTGTCACTGTCTAGATTGCCGCAAGCATCACGGGGCGCTCTTTCACGCTTCCGCGGTGTTCCCGCAGGACGCGGTGACGATCGATGGCGAGACGCGCGACTTTGCCGGGCGATTCTTCTGCCCCCGCTGCGGCTCATCGGTTTTTGCGCGCACCGGTGACGAGGTCGAGATAAACCTGGGGTCTCTGGACGAACCTGACCAGTTGAAGCCGACCTACGAACTGTGGACAGTGCGTCGCGAGTCCTGGCTGCCACCTTTTCCGCTCACGCGACGATATGACCGGAATCGTGATGCCACTGGCCGCCGTGAGGAATAG
- a CDS encoding GNAT family N-acetyltransferase — protein sequence MPGHLTFRRAQRADLEQIVDLLVDDVIGAKREDGSRPLNAKYVAAFEAIARDENQFLAVVEEAGEIVGCLQLSFIPGLSRLGLWRGQIESVRIKSSRRGSGLGHKMLHWAIEQCRAKGCELVQLAMDKTRADTLRFYQSLGFKASHEGMKLDL from the coding sequence ATGCCAGGGCATCTCACCTTCCGCCGCGCGCAGCGCGCCGATCTGGAACAGATCGTCGATCTGCTGGTCGACGACGTGATCGGTGCGAAGCGCGAGGATGGATCGCGGCCCTTGAACGCGAAATACGTGGCGGCGTTCGAGGCCATCGCGCGGGATGAAAATCAGTTCCTGGCCGTGGTCGAGGAAGCGGGCGAGATCGTCGGCTGCCTGCAGCTCTCGTTCATTCCGGGCCTCTCGCGGCTAGGACTTTGGCGCGGGCAGATCGAGAGCGTGCGCATCAAATCATCCAGGCGCGGCAGCGGCCTTGGCCACAAGATGCTGCATTGGGCGATCGAGCAATGCCGCGCCAAGGGCTGCGAACTGGTGCAACTCGCCATGGACAAAACAAGGGCTGATACGCTGCGCTTCTACCAATCGCTCGGCTTCAAGGCGAGCCATGAGGGGATGAAGCTGGATTTGTGA
- a CDS encoding helix-turn-helix domain-containing protein, which produces MAKATKGVAPKGRKSSGRMASKGFPNPIDVHVGQRIRLRRTLLGMSQEKLGEAIGLTFQQVQKYERGANRVGSSRLFDLGRVLDVPISYFFEDMPNSVQEKSPSKLMGVATPAPVDYEPDPMAKRETLELVRAYYKIPHASVRKRIFELTKSLAKSSLTDED; this is translated from the coding sequence ATGGCAAAAGCTACCAAAGGGGTCGCTCCCAAGGGGCGCAAATCGTCCGGCCGCATGGCCAGCAAAGGGTTCCCCAACCCGATCGACGTCCATGTCGGGCAACGCATCCGTCTGCGCCGCACCCTGCTTGGCATGAGCCAGGAAAAGCTCGGCGAGGCGATCGGCCTCACCTTCCAGCAGGTGCAGAAATACGAGCGGGGCGCCAACCGCGTGGGCTCCAGCCGCCTGTTCGATCTTGGCCGTGTGCTTGATGTGCCGATTTCCTACTTCTTCGAGGACATGCCGAACTCGGTCCAGGAGAAGAGCCCTTCGAAACTGATGGGTGTGGCGACCCCGGCGCCGGTCGATTATGAGCCGGATCCGATGGCCAAGCGCGAGACGCTGGAACTGGTCCGCGCCTATTACAAGATTCCCCACGCGTCGGTTCGCAAGCGCATCTTCGAACTGACCAAGTCGCTGGCCAAGAGCTCGCTGACCGACGAGGACTAG